TAAtgaaatcctcctatataataaaagcctaatatgcaaattgttcgacCGGAGTTCagccgcttgctatgacgtgtgctgaccaccagggggtggtgcggaacatgaTGGGTGTCGTcgatgtggtgctggcagccagcaaCAGTGAAGGTGCTGCTGACTCTGATGGGCCCCCATGATGGGAGCACtaccgtggtgggatggtggagcaggtgagcgggtggcaccaggccaaggtgggtgcgagcggggggCCCGATTGCCCCACCAATCGCCCCACAGACAGAGATCAGCAgtggcggtggggggaggggttgccacctggctcccaggtACTGAGGTAGAGAGCAGGGGGCCCAGCCCTAACCGATCATCCTGCAGGcagggtggtggagcaggtgaggggatggTGCCAGGCCACGGCGGGGTGCCAGATGGGgttgtggggctgtgaggctgggggcatgagctggggcccgatccccgcaggccaccctgagggaccccacccatgaatgaatttgggcaccaagcctctagtctaaaataatgaaactaaaggcctggtgcatgaaaattcagcccagcctgccccctctcacagtccaggagccctcaggggtgggaggcgacccggcgaCCAGGGGAAGGCGAAGCTccgtcacacctctgctgctgccactgccggcagcacaagcctcggccggccctggttacctgagcctcgggtggccctgggtggctggagggctgaggggactgggcgccaccatcttgtggctgtgggcgccgccatctttgagggcggggcagtcaattagcaccttccttccttattggctgtaggctgccatctttgcgacggtgtgagggtcaattagcatattccctctttattagctaggatactGAATGCGTAAAGGCTTTGTTAGGAATGTTTACCTGCTGGTGGTGAATGGAGCCTTCCCAGTTTGCGCTCTCCTGGCTGCTGGAGAGGCATCCACCCGCGGTGGCCCTGAGCTTCCCGCAGCGCCGGCTGAGCGCCGGCTGGTGTGTGGCAGGCAGAGTCCTGGCCACCCCATAGCAGGCCGCTTCTCAGGTTTGTGTTTGCAGTGAGTAACTCTAAGGGGCAAAGTAATGTCTCCTGTAAGGGCGAGAGCAGGCTCCCTTACCGCCTGCTGGGAAAGAGAAATTCCTCAGCTGTGGGGCAAGCCCCTTGGTGTCCCCGCTGCGGgcctgggggcgaggggggcgggcACCACATAATGCCTGCTGCTCGCTGTGCGGCGACGACTGAGCTCCTGTGTCTCGACCCAGGTGTCGCGGCCTTGGCGTCAGACTCCTCGTTAGTGAGCCTGTGAGTGGGGCCGGACCCAGGCCTGACACTGGCCTGTTTCACCTATATGGACATCTATTGCTTTTacagtttttatgtttttagaaagaaggcaaaaaacaaaaccatacacATAGCAAAAGTCAGAGCTTACAAATTAGGGGAAAATCAGAAAACAGCAGCCatccaaagaagaaaataacGAGCCCTCCTCGTACCTGTCCTCAGAGACTTGGTTGGCACCTCAGCAGGTCTCCCCAGACTGCTCTTTCCACGGAGACTGCCACGTGTGTGCTAGGCCTCTAGCAGAATCAGACCATGGCCTGTGCAGTGCTTGCAGCTGCCTTGACGTAGCTACGCAGCCGCACGGGGCCACTGTGGCGGCCCCCCGGCTCTGGAGAAGCGGTCGGGGGCTCACCAGGGATCCGTGCAGCCTGCAAAGGCTTTCTTTGCCCGGGGACCAGAAATGCAAAGgaaaccaccctcccccccatttcctcccctgCACCCCTAGTTCTTAAGTGCAGGTTCCCATCACCCCGGGTCTGGCCCCCTTCCTTATCCCGGCTTAACCTCTTGCTGTCCCATTTCCCGCCCATTTCCCTGCTAAGACGGAGGGCTCCCGACCCCAGATTCCCCGTCCCACCCCAGCTCGGACCCCAGAGCCCCTGCACCACCTCAGACCCCGGAAAGAGTGGGACAGgatgctggggtggggtggggtgggtggagccAGGGCTACTTCCTTTCCCCTTGGGGCCCCTGTCCGCCCAGTCCTACCCCAGCTTCAGGAGGAGTTGGAgcagcctggccccaggcctgggcctttATCACGTGAGCTGGTAAGGGGGTGGGACTCGGTGGGGCGGGGGTCTCATCAGACCTGGGGATGCGCCTATGGCTCGGAAGGACCCTGACAAATGGAGGGAAAAGAGGGTCAGGAGCCACTGGGGCTGAAGAGGGTCAGGGAAGGCCGGGAGGGGTGGCCGTTGCTGGTTGCAAGCTGCTATGGCCTGAGGGGGCCTAGGGGATAGAGTTGATGGAGGAGCTCCCAGCATCTGTTCCCTTGTTGTTTCTGATAATAGTAAAAGGAAGGGTGGAAAAAGCCGTTAAACCTCAGGTTAGGCCTGGCAGTTGGCAGGGAAGTCGGCAGGAGGAAGAGCCTGGCCGGGTCCTACCGCCAGCCTCTTATGTGTTCCATTTCTCCACCCTCAGGTCCCAACTCCTGCTCATGTCTGTTGTCATGGAAATGACCCTGCTTCTCCTCTTCTTTGGGGGTCTGTGGGCCCACGAGGTGGACACAGAGTCTCTGGGGATGTCTACACCCAGACAAATCTCTTCTTCTTTGGTCTCAAACATCTCTGAGGCCTCAAACCTTGACTCAGTGGCCTCCGATCAGGCAACAACAAGGGTCCCTGAGGAAAATGGCggtgctgggcaccaggcctccctgccttcctcagcTCCACATGAAGTGTCCTCTCCTGCGACTTCCACGGCTGCCAGCGTTGGCCTCTTTATAACTGATCCAATAGCCACCCAAGAAGTTCCCACCGGGAAGTTATCAATGTTCCAGGAAATCTCCAATGCAACCAGTGATCCTACTGTCCCAGCAATGACTACTCTGGGACTTCACACTATGGCTGGTGAAACCATGGCAACTAGCTCTCTGGAGACCTCCAGTGGGACGTTGACGAGTAAACCTCCTGTCACCATGACAACCAACTCTCTGGAGACCTCCAGTGGGACCAGTGGACTCCCTGTCACCATGACAGCCAGCTCTCTGGAGCCCTCCAGTGGGACCAGTGGACTCCCTGTCACCATGACAGCCAGCTCTCTGGAGCCCTCCAGTGGGACCAGTGGACTCCCTGTCACCATGACAGCCAGCTCTCTGGAGCCCTCCAGTGGGACCAGTGGACTCCCTGTCACCATGACAACCAGCTCTCTGGAGCCCTCCAGTGGGACCAGTGGACTCCCTGTCACCATGACAACTAGCTCTTTGGAGACCTCTGATATGACCAGTGAACCCCctgtcaccatggcaaccagcTCTCTGGAGACTCCCAAGGAGACCAGTGGCTCGCCCAGCTTTGGGGTAAATATACTCATGACTACCCCAGGGATCTCCACAAACAAAGGCAGTGGGCCTTCCCAAAGTTCACATCAGAAGACAGGTAACACCCTGGTGGTGGCTGTGCTCGTGGCCCTGCTGGCGGTCATCCTCCTCCTGGCACTCGTCCTGCTGTGGCGCCGGCGGCAGAAGCGGAGGACGGGGGCTCTGACGCTGAACAGAGGTGGGAAGCGCAACGGGGTGGCAGATGCCTGGGCTGGGCCAGCCCGAGTGTCTGACGAAGAGGCTGTGACAACAGCAGCAGGAGCGCCTGGTGGTGACAAGGGCTCCGGGGCCCCAGAAGGCGAGGGTTCTGGCCGGCGGCCCACACTCACCACTTTCTTCGGTAGACGGAAGTCTCGCCGAGGCTCCTTGGCGCTGGAGGAGCTAAAGGTGGAGTCAGCCGCCAGCctgaagggggaggaagagccaCTGGTGGGCAGTGAGGATGAGGCTGTGGAGGCCCCCGCTTCTGACGGGCTGGTAGCGGGAGATGTGGAGGTCCCTTAGTGCTTGTGAATAACAAGTCTGGAGGTCAGAACCGTTCCTAGCTTTTGGCACCCTCCTATCGTCGCTCCCCACCTCATCAGCACCCAGCGTTCGCACCCAGCATCTTCACTCTGAATCCTCATCTAGCTTCTGAACCCTGGACTTTCCAGCTCCGCACCCAACACCAGCACCTCCACCCAGCGCCCCAGCCCCgcaggaggccagggcctgcACCCACTGAAGGCTCAGagactgaatgaatgaaacttCCCCACCAGCCCTACTTCTCTCCATCACCTGTCCTCCACATTTTGTCTTTGAAACCAGATGCTGAGTCTCTATGATGCCAATTTCCTTGACCTGTGATTGCTCAGAGGGTTCCCCAGGGACACCAGAGTCTGGGAAGAAGGAAATGACAAGCCAGCAACTTCCGTCTAGGATTACTCCGTAAAGCACATTTGGCCCGTAGATTAGGACAGCCACTGGGTCGACCCACAAAACTCCTTTAACTCGTGCTCTGCAGGGCCAGCCTGGAGCGGTGCCATCTGGCTGTGCTCTCAGGTGTGCCTGGTGCACACCTGGCCTCGAGGCTGGCCCCTGGCTCAAgccaccactccctccctcactaTGGACCGAGGCAGCCAAAGGCTTCAGGCAGCCAAAGGCTTCAGCTATCTCTCCTCCCGCGGGCAGAGGTGAGAAGGGCTTCTGGGCGGGTGGAGTCCTCGGAAACCCCAgcgcccgggggggggggggggggggcggggtccacTCGTGGGTGTGGttcgtgtgcaggaggcaaggaTGCGGTGGCTGTGGAGGGCAGTGGTACGCACAGAGGGcgtgagggaggggcaggaagggttTCGGGACTGAGGACATGCCAGCTGCTGAGAACGTCTGCGCCCTCCTCTCTGCTCAGATGGGGTGGAGGTAGGAAAGGGCCAGGGAGAGAATGCTGGGCTTGATGGGAAGACGGCCCGCGTGACCCCAGCCCGGGACTTCAGCCCAGCTGCTCGGCCCCCTCACAGCCTCCCCTGCGCGGGAGCTAGGGGAGAGGAGCCCTGGGAGCGGGTCTTGGCGACGCTCCGCTGTTACACGTGTAACGTGTTTGTCTGTTGCAAGCTCCTGCCCTTCTCCAATTCGAGTCCGTGAGAGCCAGCTAAAGAGGATGTGCGAGGGCTGGCAGCACCAGGGGCTTCCCCTGTGGCTCTGGGATAGGCAGGACGCAACTGGCTGTCCCTGAGACCAGCCCAGGCCAGCGCCCAGGGAGCCGCATGGGCCAGAGGCGGTTGGTATTTCCCCAGGGCAAAGAGGAAATTTGCAAAGAGGAAGCTGTTGAGTCACTGGGGGcagtggctgagagcagacagaTTGACCTACAAAACGAGGGCGGAGTAATGGGGGGGTCACCAGGGGACAGCTGGGGAAAGGGCCCTGGCGGTCAGGTcatgaggtggggagaggggggcacagaggggctggggcGGAAATCGGCCGTCACCATGCAGACTGCACCCACGAGGCTGTGTCTGgcaccttttccttcttctcacaAGCGCTGTTTGGGCCGGCGGTCGCCCCACGGCAGCAGAAGTGAGTCCCAAAGTCCCGTAGGGATTCCGCAGCTGTTGTCTTCGATTTATCAAACCAAGTCCCCGATTTCAGAAAATCTTGTCCCTGAACCCAGAGGCCAGCCCCTGCACCCGCTCACGCAGCACGGCCCTCCTTTACCTCTGCAGCGTTTCCGAAGCCCATTGCTCCCGGGAATTACTTTTCCCACCTCTGTGACTTACCCAGTGAGTGTTCTCTGACAGTTTGGGCCTGgattctgaattctttcccagccaCAACCCAAGTACCAAGGCGGCTgaaacccaggtttggtctgaacGCCctggtcagacacctggtgccagGCTGCTGCCCACCACATCTCCACCTTCACAGAAACCCACTCCTGTGAGCCCGAGCCAGAGCTCGGCCACCTTTCCTGGCTGCCTCAGAGAGCTCATGCCTAGTTTGGACATGTATGTCCACACCTTTAGCATCTTAACTTGAACTTTGGATAGTGACAGTGAAACTTTAGTGCCTACCTGTCAtgagggccctagccggtttggttcagtggatagagcatcagcctgtggactgaacagtcctgggttcgattccggtcaagggcatgtgcctcagttgcaggctccaccctggccccggccctgcctgggtgcatgaaggaggcaaccaatggatgtgtttctctcacatcgaagtttctctctgtctttccctctctcttccaccctctctaaaaatcaatggaaaaatatcctcgggtgaggattaacgaaattaattaattaattaataaaatatatgtcacGAGGGacccagagaaagacaaataccataagatTGTGGCgcccaatgaacaaaataaactgacaaacaaaatagggaAAACCCCGTAAATGGCTTATTGTACTTTTCATAGTtgctaaaaatgtttaaaaaaaactatgtaatgagccctggccggtttggcttggtggatggagcgtcggcctgcggactgaagggtcccaggttcgattccggtcaagggcacatgcccaggttgcgggctcggtccccagtggagggcgtgcaggaggcagccaatcaatgattctctctcatcattggtgttcctatctctctttccctcttccttcctctctgaaatcaataaaaatataaaataaaaaaaaataatgttgaattcACAGAATCCTGGTGAGGATTCAGTgaggtatatttaaaaaaaacacacaaaaaactatgtaatgattttgaaaaatgtctacaatataatgtcaaGTGGGAATATATAGTAACTGTGGTTATCTATAAAGGTttatgggtgatttttattttgtttatacttTTCTATAGTTGCAAATTTTATACAATAATGCCAATCACTTTACAATGACAAAAAATATGAGCTAATAGGTGTTCCCTGGGGGTGTGGTTTGGGGAGAGCTGCGGGAGGCGAGGCTGCAGAGGCCGGTGGAGCCGTGCTAAGAGGGGCTGGAGCGTTCCCATGGGTCTGGAAGCCTGAGGGGGGTGAAACTGAGGCCGGCTTCACGCCTCCGTCTGAGGCCTCAGCAGGTGCTGCATAGATCCTCGCTGTCTCATGCGTTTGGAAGGTTCCTGTCCGCTTGCCACTTCACTTTTACAGAAGACCTACATTGGTGCCTGTTTCCGTTAAATGGAAGAAATCCACAGAAGATTCTCACTCTCACCCCCTGGACAGCTTGATGCTAAGCGGAATAAGCCAGtccgagaaagacaaataccacatgatctcacttacgtgtggaatctaatgggcaaaataaactgatgagcaaaataggcccagaggcccggtgcctggaacagacagacagagctcagaggggagcggggtgggggggtgggggggtggggagagattaaccgaagaGCTTGTATGCACGTGTGCACAGCCATGGTCACAGAGaacagtgtggggaaggcctggggtggggcaggggctggtgggggcgggagggggaggggggaatgggggacatctataatattgtcaacaataaatttttaaaaataaaaatttttaaaaggtgaaaggaGAAAACAGTGGTCAGCGTTTGTTTCGTAGCCGGTGGTTAAAGGGGCAGCGCACCCTGAGCCGCGAGCGTGTCAGTGCTTTTACTGTATGTTAGTGTTATTTTAGGTTTTACGTATTATTTGCTATGGTTTGGCAGGTTATGTTTTGGTTCTGGGAACGCCCCCCAATTTTTCCGTATAAATGAATGGTAATTGCTTTGCTGCATGAGCCCATTTCAGCTCAGGGAAAGTTCCATGGGAATGGAATGCTCCACCTGTGGACAGCAGGCGGAACTGCTGCCTCTCAGCAAAGCACAGAGCATCCCCGGCAagcctccctcgctccctcctctgtcctcgctgccgctgccagtgcccaggcCCTGAGAGCCTTCCTTCTCTCCAGGCCCATCAGCCTGACCCGGTCCTGCTGAGATTGCCCTTTCGGTTTCCCGACCCCAATCCCTTCCACCCCCTGTTCCCGGCAACCCCAGTGACACGTCTAGAAAGTcactctgccctggctggtgtggctcagtaggttgggcgccatcccgtgcaccgaaaggttgccagttgaattcccggttagggcgcatgcttgggttgcaggacCAAACCCTGATAaggggcctgcgggaggcagctgatccatgttttgctctcacattgatgtttctctctccctctccctgcctctctcataaaaatcaattttaaaatattaataaataaaaggctacTCTGTCCAGGTTACCCCTgcactccccaaccccccccctcctTAGCCTGTAGATCTTAGACCCCATCGAGATCTGGCCTTGCTTTTCCTCTGCCTGCCATTGCCTGGTCAGTCCTCTAGCTCTCCCGCCTCATCCAATTCCTTGTAGCTAGCTCTAAAACACATGCCATGTACTTttcttggggaggggaggggaggataattaaaaatgttgacaaaagcccggctggtgtggctcagtggctgagcattgacctatgaaccaggaggtcacgggctcaatccccagtagggggtgtgcagggggcagccaatcaatgattctctctcatcattgatgtttctctctctctcctttcctctctgaaatcaatgtttaaaaatgttgaatatatgtattttttaattttagaggctgtttattaaagctgggaacaGTGAACAAGAAAGAGCTGGAGAAATGAGCCTCGGTTGGCCTGTTTCGGCTCCTTAAgaagccagaggaaagggggccttgggaACAGGCTCAGGGGTTTGCCTGGGTGAGCAGCCGCGgccattgctgccctggttgcaagccgtGCGGGTCCCTTAGAGGTCAGGAGATGCAGGTCTGTGGGGAAGAAGGTGGGAGGCAAGGGCgcgctcctgggagggagggcagggagggagagagagccgaaaatatgtctttttaaaatatacagtatcCTTTATTACACATTCTGTGTAGCTAATTCGTTCTAACAGAATGATTCTGtcggtttttaaaatatatatattttttgttgatttcaagagaggaagggagagggagagagagattgaaacatccatcattgatcggctgcttcttgcacgccccacactgaggatcgagcccacaatctgggcatatgcgcTGGCCGGGCAGTTGAAAATATCTTTGTCCAGacagtaaaataacatttttcctcTCTTGCAAAAGTTAATTACCAGCACATTCTAGTTCTTAAGTAATAGGGTTCACACAGACACAACCATATACAGTGTATTATTCT
This is a stretch of genomic DNA from Myotis daubentonii chromosome 4, mMyoDau2.1, whole genome shotgun sequence. It encodes these proteins:
- the SPN gene encoding leukosialin, producing the protein MSVVMEMTLLLLFFGGLWAHEVDTESLGMSTPRQISSSLVSNISEASNLDSVASDQATTRVPEENGGAGHQASLPSSAPHEVSSPATSTAASVGLFITDPIATQEVPTGKLSMFQEISNATSDPTVPAMTTLGLHTMAGETMATSSLETSSGTLTSKPPVTMTTNSLETSSGTSGLPVTMTASSLEPSSGTSGLPVTMTASSLEPSSGTSGLPVTMTASSLEPSSGTSGLPVTMTTSSLEPSSGTSGLPVTMTTSSLETSDMTSEPPVTMATSSLETPKETSGSPSFGVNILMTTPGISTNKGSGPSQSSHQKTGNTLVVAVLVALLAVILLLALVLLWRRRQKRRTGALTLNRGGKRNGVADAWAGPARVSDEEAVTTAAGAPGGDKGSGAPEGEGSGRRPTLTTFFGRRKSRRGSLALEELKVESAASLKGEEEPLVGSEDEAVEAPASDGLVAGDVEVP